Sequence from the Cucurbita pepo subsp. pepo cultivar mu-cu-16 chromosome LG02, ASM280686v2, whole genome shotgun sequence genome:
AGCCAATCAATAATTCTATGGAAAGTCAGGGGTTAATCGGGATCTCCGAGTGGTGAACTAGTCTTATGAGTGAGTTGAAAGGATTATCATTTTTAAGTCGTCGACGTCATATACATTAAtcaatcttattattatagaCTAGGGATTATTCTcgatagaaaatataaaaatatacctaCATAACCTATGTAACTAATATACATTTATTAATGTAAAACAATGATATAATTCAGAAAATTAGGTCAAAAAAAtacattgaattttctttttggttacAAGtactttaatttgattgtATTTATACAAAGATTTAAGCCAGGCCCAGGCCCAGGCCCAGGCCCGTTGTTTCGAATCTCGAGTCCCTTCCGGCCATTGAATGGCAGCAATGTAAATTCGAAATAATCATCGgggtaaaatagtaaaataagtAATGCAAATTAGGGCTTCTCCTTCGACGCCTATATAACCATGAGAGCCGCTTCCATCATCAGTTGAATCGCCCAGAAGCAACTTCTTCGTCTAagagtttgtttgtttctctaccgtagattttattttgacttttgaattagaaaaatgCGAAAGGTTGTGGCAGTGATGAGGATCTGAGATTGTCATGCACCACTCTGATGATGATGCTTGCATCAATCTGTGCTGATAAGTTTCTCAATACCCATTGAATCTGAGcttcttctttctcaattTCTCTCCGATCCTCTCTTTGTCTGTGTTTCTATCTGTTTGTTCTTGTAGTTTTCTGGTTATCGAGTCGGACATTTGAAGTTTTAGATTCTAAttctgattttgattttcaatgTGTTGGAGATGAAATTAAGGAACCAAATGATGGGCGCCTTCTTCGGAAGACGCAACCATGATGCGGACCGTACAGCGTTTAGCTACTGGGGATTAATTTTGGTCTCTGATGgttccttcttttatttatttatttatttatttcttattattattattattattttttgtgggATTTGATTCCTCGGCCCCTTTGAATGGATATGCCGCACTCGACTTAGCTGAAAATGGTACTCTGATGGTTCCTTATTCATCACTTCTCCACATGATGTTcgattttcatgtttttcagCATGATGCATGCTATTGTGTTACATTCGAAGTGATTTTGAATGGTTAAAATGACTTTCATTTACAAAATCTCACTAAGTTCGAAGTTATTCTAATGTTTCTGTCTACGTGTTTTTTAATGTCAACGTATCATCGATTAGTTTGAATGGTAAATGCCATTGTTTTCTAATCGTTCTCAAAcatgtgtttgtttttatCAACTATTGAATCTATCTGCTTAAAtgattgtaattttttttttttgcatgcattaaaataatttgcaaATCGCAACTTTCCTATCAGTCTTTTGTGGATTCTGAGATCTCAAATGTAAAATTGTGAGAAGATAGTTGCCTTGGTGGGGGGATGTCATTGCAGGCGTCTAATTGTTGTAATTCAAAACCCTCTTGTTTACGAGATATCtggtttataatttttctgtGTTAAATTCTCAAATAGTAGTGATTACTCtgttttgagaattttaaaatatcaccACCCTCGAAGGGGAGGGCTcgatttaatcaaatatttgttGATGGGCAGACCAAAAGGTTCAAATAGATTTTACAGGATCTGTTGTCAGCTTTCACGTTGGATTGTACAGGCAACAGATGAGATGATTTTTGCATATAACTATACTTTCCAGACAATCTTACATCGTTCCAGTTCCAAGCTATGTACACTAGTTCATCCATCAGTTATGCTAATATGAGATTGAGGACTGAGTTTTGTAACGCTCATTTACCGAGTGTCAGATTAAGGCTAGCAACATTGTTACTACTTTTGTATTACGTGAttgaaatcatattttatgcCTATATATTCAcgatttttattaaataaataatgtcaTTTTTATACTACCATGGGTCAGTAGTAACATTGATTGTTTTCCTAATAGCATGTAAGACATGTTTGAGCTTTATGCTACGTATGttaattgttttttacttttttagttTCCCTTGTAATTCATTCCAAATATAGTCATTTTGTCACAATTCCTCTTAATTGCTGGACCTATATTTTCAGGTTTGCtttcaaatctaaccctattttcagGTTTCTCCTTAGATTGAACTCACGGGAAGATAAGCTTCAATCATATAAGCATAACCCAACCCCTTGCCTCCTATGGCTAGAAGAATGTGTGAACTTCCGCGAATCTCAGAATTTTCAGTCGATGTGTTTCATGTCTTTGTGCTAAAGAAGTATATGATGGATCTATAGCATGCGTGACTTTGAATGAAGACTATGAAAACCTTGCTAATTAGATTCTACAATTTGAAAAGCTATTAGATTCTACAATCTGAAGCAACGCATCCTATCCCTTTCATTGGTTGTATCATTTATTTACTACATTATGGTTGATGTTTGTGTAATGAACATGTCATTATTTAGTTAATGAGGTTCATTAGTGAGTAGATCCAATCATAAATACAAAGATTATCACCAAAGAGTTAAAGAGTTGGGAGGGGGGCATCCTTAATTCCACGCCTCGAACATAAGTTTGTaacttaaacaaaattttacattCATAGTTATTCCATGCCTGTAAACTCAAGTTCCGACAGCATAGTAATAGAGTGATAGCAGAGCATTTGATCCTACATAATCTTCTCCAACAAATTTCACGTTTTCATCTCTTTATATCAAGCCATCCATTAGAATAGCACcttgtgttgtgttgtgttcaCATTAGGAATGTTAGATCTAACCTGGTTGTTTAGGCAAAACCATTGGTCCACAGTATAACTACTCCGTCCTACTGAAATCATGCCGATACACCTCATACAGTCCACGGCAGGGATCCCGGATAAGGAGCTGCTCTACAATATTTGAAAAGCCCAGCAATCTCGGGACACCCGTTTGGATAAGGTATCGACCGATGAAAAGGGTCTCTTCCAAGCTTTTTGCGGTAGAGGGCACCTTGGCATCCAAAGGGATCGTCTTGGAACTGAGCTCGTACCAATGCTTCGCCTTTTAGAGCAGCTTCTTTCGATGTCATTGAAGCTGGTGTGCCAGCGTAGAAGAACCTTGATTTCGGAAACTTAATGGCAGACCTATGCAAATTTGCAAATCTCTTCTCTTTAAAATCGTAGCTTACCACCTGATAATTCAAGTATAATTAGTACCACTTCCAATAATTGCTTCACAATACAACACAGCTTAACCAACACACCCATTATCCTCCTAACAGATTAACATAGAAAACCAACTACACAAGAAAACGAGAAGCCTTTCCTTTATGTCTCAAACATTCATGTACATATTTCTACTCTTTAAAACGTTCAAGTAAAACAACTTACGGTAATGTTTTGAGGATATTTTCCAGTTAGCTCCCGGAACCGACAAACGCTGAATAGGAGATTCTCAAAGCTGTCCCTGGCATGCTCCTCTGTGAGTGCTCTTGACCTCACATTCTCCTTCTTCCCTAGACAGATCACCACAATTTGTAAGATACTCATGTTATCATTACCATGATCAAATTACGATCTATAATAGCATACTTTCTATGATCTTTCCATGTAATTATAAACTATTAAATGCTCATATTTAATGCATGAAACATACTTTGGAATCACTACAACTTGCATCAGCACTAGAAATTAGATGGAATGTAGGCTGGGAGAATAAGCTTATGCAAATGCACAAGCACAAGATGTATGAATAGAAACATTGTCCGCTTTGGacttttagggagaggtttctacacccttataaggaatgtttcgttctcctctctaaccgatgtgggatctcacaatccacccgcttggaggcccaatgtcctcgctggcacaccgctcgatgtctggctttgataccatttataacagcccaagcccaccgctagtagatcgctttgcccgttatgtatcgccttcggcctcacggttttaaaacgtgtctattagggagaggtccagacccttacaagaaatgcttcgttcacctctccaaacgaggtgggatctcacaaataattacaaaaaagtaGCCAAAGACACTAGCTAATGCAGACATACAAATCCATTTCATTTACTAGATTCAAATCAGAAGGCAGCACCAAATCAAAGTATCATTAACGATTTCTATAAAAAACTGAAAACTAGTTAAGATCAAGAATCATTCTACCGAAAAGGTTTACTTATCGATTAAATGAAGAATACAACAAGACTTAGAAAGCCAGAAGAACAGAAATTCATGTACTTGATCATTCAGATAACCTATGAACGTGATACCAAGATTTAAGAAATGCAAGAAAATTTACCAAACCATTGTTGAGATTCAGCAACAGCCCAATAACTCTGTGCCTCACTTCGAGGACCAGCATTTTTTCTAGTCTCTCCACCACTAAACAGCAACAATGCAGCATCATCCCTCGCTGCAGTCTCAATTCCCTCTTTAATATGTGAAATAAACGTAGCAGCTTGGCCTGGATGCTTCTGATACGACTCCAAAACCCATGAATCTTCCTTCTCAACCTTCTCACAGCTACTGCTTACATAAACCGAATGACCCGCAACCATTACAAGATTCTGAAGCTTCGGGAATGGGAATCCCTCCGAATTTACATTCAATTTCTCGTAATAATTGGTCATTCGATAGTGGTTTTCGTACACAGACAGGATTAACAGAAGTGTAACTCCAATTGACAAACAGATGAACAAAACTACAACCGGATGCAACTTGTAATAGTAGTGGATCCGGTTACTAACAGATTTGAACATTCTAACGAGATAGATTGGGGAACATTTGGTCTTTCGAATTCTTTTTAGGGTTCCTCCAGATTCTAAATCGAAATCGCCTCTTGTATATGCATTGAAGGAGTTGGGACTCGAGGACCCATATGAAAAATTGCTCATGATATCACAAATCTAGGCGATGGGTATCGAGACGGGAATGAATTGAACATACCCGAAAGGCGAAATCGAAAGTCGATGCTATTGGATGATTGATTCCTTAAACGATCATcaaattcaatcaattttagGATGAAAGGTGGAAGCAACTGACCAGATCTGTGTGCAGGAGAGTCAAACGATCCATCAAGAACAGATAAATACACTTCCAAGCTTTGAAGAGGGAAGTCGAGCAGAGATCGAATTGACGTATTACTCACAGCACGACACCTACGGTAGAGAAATTTCAAACACTGTGCTGCCCATTGGTATTTATAGGGATGATTATGCTCCAGTTTCTTTTAGAAGCGAATGGAGTTCAAATCACAATACATAANCTCCGTCCTACTGAAATCATGCCGATACACCTCATACAGTCCACGGCAGGGATCCCGGATAAGGAGCTGCTCTACAATATTTGAAAAGCCCAGCAATCTCGGGACACCCGTTTGGATAAGGTATCGACCGATGAAAAGGGTCTCTTCCAAGCTTTTTGCGGTAGAGGGCACCTTGGCATCCAAAGGGATCGTCTTGGAACTGAGCTCGTACCAATGCTTCGCCTTTTAGAGCAGCTTCTTTCGATGTCATTGAAGCTGGTGTGCCAGCGTAGAAGAACCTTGATTTCGGAAACTTAATGGCAGACCTATGCAAATTTGCAAATCTCTTCTCTTTAAAATCGTAGCTTACCACCTGATAATTCAAGTATAATTAGTACCACTTCCAATAATTGCTTCACAATACAACACAGCTTAACCAACACACCCATTATCCTCCTAACAGATTAACATAGAAAACCAACTACACAAGAAAACGAGAAGCCTTTCCTTTATGTCTCAAACATTCATGTACATATTTCTACTCTTTAAAACGTTCAAGTAAAACAACTTACGGTAATGTTTTGAGGATATTTTCCAGTTAGCTCCCGGAACCGACAAACGCTGAATAGGAGATTCTCAAAGCTGTCCCTGGCATGCTCCTCTGTGAGTGCTCTTGACCTCACATTCTCCTTCTTCCCTAGACAGATCACCACAATTTGTAAGATACTCATGTTATCATTACCATGATCAAATTACGATCTATAATAGCATACTTTCTATGATCTTTCCATGTAATTATAAACTATTAAATGCTCATATTTAATGCATGAAACATACTTTGGAATCACTACAACTTGCATCAGCACTAGAAATTAGATGGAATGTAGGCTGGGAGAATAAGCTTATGCAAATGCACAAGCACAAGATGTATGAATAGAAACATTGTCCGCTTTGGacttttagggagaggtttctacacccttataaggaatgtttcgttctcctctctaaccgatgtgggatctcacaatccacccgcttggaggcccaatgtcctcgctggcacaccgctcgatgtctggctttgataccatttataacagcccaagcccaccgctagtagatcgctttgcccgttatgtatcgccttcggcctcacggttttaaaacgtgtctattagggagaggtccagacccttacaagaaatgcttcgttcacctctccaaacgaggtgggatctcacaaataattacaaaaaagtaGCCAAAGACACTAGCTAATGCAGACATACAAATCCATTTCATTTACTAGATTCAAATCAGAAGGCAGCACCAAATCAAAGTATCATTAACGATTTCTATAAAAAACTGAAAACTAGTTAAGATCAAGAATCATTCTACCGAAAAGGTTTACTTATCGATTAAATGAAGAATACAACAAGACTTAGAAAGCCAGAAGAACAGAAATTCATGTACTTGATCATTCAGATAACCTATGAACGTGATACCAAGATTTAAGAAATGCAAGAAAATTTACCAAACCATTGTTGAGATTCAGCAACAGCCCAATAACTCTGTGCCTCACTTCGAGGACCAGCATTTTTTCTAGTCTCTCCACCACTAAACAGCAACAATGCAGCATCATCCCTCGCTGCAGTCTCAATTCCCTCTTTAATATGTGAAATAAACGTAGCAGCTTGGCCTGGATGCTTCTGATACGACTCCAAAACCCATGAATCTTCCTTCTCAACCTTCTCACAGCTACTGCTTACATAAACCGAATGACCCGCAACCATTACAAGATTCTGAAGCTTCGGGAATGGGAATCCCTCCGAATTTACATTCAATTTCTCGTAATAATTGGTCATTCGATAGTGGTTTTCGTACACAGACAGGATTAACAGAAGTGTAACTCCAATTGACAAACAGATGAACAAAACTACAACCGGATGCAACTTGTAATAGTAGTGGATCCGGTTACTAACAGATTTGAACATTCTAACGAGATAGATTGGGGAACATTTGGTCTTTCGAATTCTTTTTAGGGTTCCTCCAGATTCTAAATCGAAATCGCCTCTTGTATATGCATTGAAGGAGTTGGGACTCGAGGACCCATATGAAAAATTGCTCATGATATCACAAATCTAGGCGATGGGTATCGAGACGGGAATGAATTGAACATACCCGAAAGGCGAAATCGAAAGTCGATGCTATTGGATGATTGATTCCTTAAACGATCATcaaattcaatcaattttagGATGAAAGGTGGAAGCAACTGACCAGATCTGTGTGCAGGAGAGTCAAACGATCCATCAAGAACAGATAAATACACTTCCAAGCTTTGAAGAGGGAAGTCGAGCAGAGATCGAATTGACGTATTACTCACAGCACGACACCTACGGTAGAGAAATTTCAAACACTGTGCTGCCCATTGGTATTTATAGGGATGATTATGCTCCAGTTTCTTTTAGAAGCGAATGGAGTTCAAATCACAATACATAATTCTTTTGTTTGAATGCTCACaagaaatgggaagaaaattaaacattttagtattaacaacaaaaaaaataaaacaaaccaaacaagCCATTGGCGGCCTAATTTCACTCGAGAACCCTAATTAACAAGCTTGAGACGACGAGCATTAGGAGCCAAATCTAAATCTCGACTTTCGTCTGTTATTCATTAGTTCTTTGAAGTAGTCGAATTGAATACATACAATCAAAACTCTACATTTAGCGATAAAATGATGATTTGAGTAATATTCAATCATTTCTCAATAATTACACACAACTAGTGATGTTCATTTAATCCGCAATGTCGAAACCCTGTGAAATTCGAGATTGGATATCCTAAGATTTCTCAATGTTAGATAAATGGATCCGAGAGACgaagattatatttttgtctTCGTCCCCACCCAATTTCCCGACCTGTCTTGCCCNGCAAATCTCTTCTCTTTAAAATCGTAGCTTACCACCTGATAATTCAAGTATAATTAGTACCACTTCCAATAATTGCTTCACAATACAACACAGCTTAACCAACACACCCATTATCCTCCTAACAGATTAACATAGAAAACCAACTACACAAGAAAACGAGAAGCCTTTCCTTTATGTCTCAAACATTCATGTACATATTTCTACTCTTTAAAACGTTCAAGTAAAACAACTTACGGTAATGTTTTGAGGATATTTTCCAGTTAGCTCCCGGAACCGACAAACGCTGAATAGGAGATTCTCAAAGCTGTCCCTGGCATGCTCCTCTGTGAGTGCTCTTGACCTCACATTCTCCTTCTTCCCTAGACAGATCACCACAATTTGTAAGATACTCATGTTATCATTACCATGATCAAATTACGATCTATAATAGCATACTTTCTATGATCTTTCCATGTAATTATAAACTATTAAATGCTCATATTTAATGCATGAAACATACTTTGGAATCACTACAACTTGCATCAGCACTAGAAATTAGATGGAATGTAGGCTGGGAGAATAAGCTTATGCAAATGCACAAGCACAAGATGTATGAATAGAAACATTGTCCGCTTTGGacttttagggagaggtttctacacccttataaggaatgtttcgttctcctctctaaccgatgtgggatctcacaatccacccgcttggaggcccaatgtcctcgctggcacaccgctcgatgtctggctttgataccatttataacagcccaagcccaccgctagtagatcgctttgcccgttatgtatcgccttcggcctcacggttttaaaacgtgtctattagggagaggtccagacccttacaagaaatgcttcgttcacctctccaaacgaggtgggatctcacaaataattacaaaaaagtaGCCAAAGACACTAGCTAATGCAGACATACAAATCCATTTCATTTACTAGATTCAAATCAGAAGGCAGCACCAAATCAAAGTATCATTAACGATTTCTATAAAAAACTGAAAACTAGTTAAGATCAAGAATCATTCTACCGAAAAGGTTTACTTATCGATTAAATGAAGAATACAACAAGACTTAGAAAGCCAGAAGAACAGAAATTCATGTACTTGATCATTCAGATAACCTATGAACGTGATACCAAGATTTAAGAAATGCAAGAAAATTTACCAAACCATTGTTGAGATTCAGCAACAGCCCAATAACTCTGTGCCTCACTTCGAGGACCAGCATTTTTTCTAGTCTCTCCACCACTAAACAGCAACAATGCAGCATCATCCCTCGCTGCAGTCTCAATTCCCTCTTTAATATGTGAAATAAACGTAGCAGCTTGGCCTGGATGCTTCTGATACGACTCCAAAACCCATGAATCTTCCTTCTCAACCTTCTCACAGCTACTGCTTACATAAACCGAATGACCCGCAACCATTACAAGATTCTGAAGCTTCGGGAATGGGAATCCCTCCGAATTTACATTCAATTTCTCGTAATAATTGGTCATTCGATAGTGGTTTTCGTACACAGACAGGATTAACAGAAGTGTAACTCCAATTGACAAACAGATGAACAAAACTACAACCGGATGCAACTTGTAATAGTAGTGGATCCGGTTACTAACAGATTTGAACATTCTAACGAGATAGATTGGGGAACATTTGGTCTTTCGAATTCTTTTTAGGGTTCCTCCAGATTCTAAATCGAAATCGCCTCTTGTATATGCATTGAAGGAGTTGGGACTCGAGGACCCATATGAAAAATTGCTCATGATATCACAAATCTAGGCGATGGGTATCGAGACGGGAATGAATTGAACATACCCGAAAGGCGAAATCGAAAGTCGATGCTATTGGATGATTGATTCCTTAAACGATCATcaaattcaatcaattttagGATGAAAGGTGGAAGCAACTGACCAGATCTGTGTGCAGGAGAGTCAAACGATCCATCAAGAACAGATAAATACACTTCCAAGCTTTGAAGAGGGAAGTCGAGCAGAGATCGAATTGACGTATTACTCACAGCACGACACCTACGGTAGAGAAATTTCAAACACTGTGCTGCCCATTGGTATTTATAGGGATGATTATGCTCCAGTTTCTTTTAGAAGCGAATGGAGTTCAAATCACAATACATAATTCTTTTGTTTGAATGCTCACaagaaatgggaagaaaattaaacattttagtattaacaacaaaaaaaataaaacaaaccaaacaagCCATTGGCGGCCTAATTTCACTCGAGAACCCTAATTAACAAGCTTGAGACGACGAGCATTAGGAGCCAAATCTAAATCTCGACTTTCGTCTGTTATTCATTAGTTCTTTGAAGTAGTCGAATTGAATACATACAATCAAAACTCTACATTTAGCGATAAAATGATGATTTGAGTAATATTCAATCATTTCTCAATAATTACACACAACTAGTGATGTTCATTTAATCCGCAATGTCGAAACCCTGTGAAATTCGAGATTGGATATCCTAAGATTTCTCAATGTTAGATAAATGGATCCGAGAGACgaagattatatttttgtctTCGTCCCCACCCAATTTCCCGACCTGTCTTGCCCCTACTTCAAAGTAGAGACATGAATTGTGGGTTAGCCCAACCTGATCCAAACTTGAGACTCGAAGTTCTGGtacccaacccaaatcgaCGACCGACCTGTTGATCAATCCAACTTGACTCTACAACCTATCTGAGCTCATCATGCGTTGTGTAGGGAGCGTGACTTTCGAGCCTAGAGCACACATGAGATCGCACATAAAACCTTATTCTAACGCGTGAAAGCCGTGAGCAGTGTACGCCATTTGACCTCTATTGTCAGTTTTTTGTCCCGATTTCGATATTGAGCTTAATTTTGTTGGTCTAAAGCCTACAGTgagtttttagaaaatttggagCTTCCTACTATCAGAAAAGTGAACTCGGGAAGTCACGTTACAACCACATAAACAACCACACATATTCTAGGAAGTAATACTTGAAGGTATCATTTGGTAACCCATGCACGGTAGTAAAACAAAACTCTAGGTTAATAGATTCAATATGACCTAAGCCTAAGACAATCGGATAAGCATGAGAATAGTTACACTTGTTATTAGCATAACTAAATTATTCTTTGCATGATGTAATGGATTGTTTTTCCACTGCTTGTAATTAATCGTGTTGTATCGAAAAATAGGAATTTGTGTATATGTACTCCGGGTGTTTGGTGGATGTTATCATGTGTTGAGACGACTAGGTGTTCCAACCTTGTGAATTGGCCAAGGGTCTCCTAAATAGGGTCACTGAGCTATATACTCGTTCTTGAGGGGGAGAATGAGACCACGTAGGTTGACCCTGTAGATGGGTGGCACATGAGGGGTTGCTCCCTCCAAATCTAGGTGACTTTATGGTTTTGTGGGAGGGTCTCCAAGCTAACCTCCCATGGATGATGTTCAGACTAGCAAACACCATATTGTCCCATAAAACTTAATGaggttgttaggatcgcacaacaacgcacacgctcaatctagatgaacacaaagaaaaaatgatagagaaaat
This genomic interval carries:
- the LOC111787751 gene encoding uncharacterized protein C57A10.07-like, with translation MSNFSYGSSSPNSFNAYTRGDFDLESGGTLKRIRKTKCSPIYLVRMFKSVSNRIHYYYKLHPVVVLFICLSIGVTLLLILSVYENHYRMTNYYEKLNVNSEGFPFPKLQNLVMVAGHSVYVSSSCEKVEKEDSWVLESYQKHPGQAATFISHIKEGIETAARDDAALLLFSGGETRKNAGPRSEAQSYWAVAESQQWFGKKENVRSRALTEEHARDSFENLLFSVCRFRELTGKYPQNITVVSYDFKEKRFAGQDRSGNWVGTKTKI
- the LOC111788053 gene encoding uncharacterized protein C57A10.07-like; protein product: MSNFSYGSSSPNSFNAYTRGDFDLESGGTLKRIRKTKCSPIYLVRMFKSVSNRIHYYYKLHPVVVLFICLSIGVTLLLILSVYENHYRMTNYYEKLNVNSEGFPFPKLQNLVMVAGHSVYVSSSCEKVEKEDSWVLESYQKHPGQAATFISHIKEGIETAARDDAALLLFSGGETRKNAGPRSEAQSYWAVAESQQWFGKKENVRSRALTEEHARDSFENLLFSVCRFRELTGKYPQNITVVSYDFKEKRFANLHRSAIKFPKSRFFYAGTPASMTSKEAALKGEALVRAQFQDDPFGCQGALYRKKLGRDPFHRSIPYPNGCPEIAGLFKYCRAAPYPGSLPWTV